The following nucleotide sequence is from Streptomyces bathyalis.
GGCGCGGACAAGGCGGAGATCCCGCAGCTGCCGCGCTCCCGGCATGCGAAATCCCGGGCCGGGGCCCGGGATTCCGAGGGTGACGGTGCGCGGGGCGGCAGGGGCGCGGCGCTGTCCGCGCTGTCCCGCCGCACCGCCCGCGAGGTGCTGCCCCCGGTGATATCCCGTCACCTGTCCCGAGTGCTGCGCGGCGCCCGGGACAGGTGACGGGAGGGGCGGCCCCCGCGTCGTCCGCTGTGCTGTTGTGCTGTCCGGCTCCGATGCCGAAGTAAGGCAGTACCGCCCCTACTTCACGGCGCCGGCCATCATGCCCGAGACGAACTGACGCTGGAACGCGAAGAAGACGATCAGCGGGATGACCATCGACACGAAGGCGCCCGGCGCCAGCACGTCGATGTTGTTGCCGAACTGGCGGACCTGCTGCTGGAGAGCCACCGTGATCGGCGGATTTCCGGAGTCGGCGAAGATCAGAGCGACCAGCATGTCGTTCCACACCCACAGGAACTGGAAGATGCCCAGCGAGGCGATGGCGGGACCGCCCAGAGGCATGACCACGCGGGTGAAGAGCCGGACCTCTCCGGCGCCGTCGAGACGGGCCGCCTCCAGCAGTTCGCGCGGGATCTCACCGAAGAAGTTCCGGAGAAGGAAGATCGCGAACGGCAGACCGAAGGCTGTGTGGAAGATGACCACACCCACCGTGGTCTCGAAGAGCCCCAGGGCGTTGAACAGCTTGGCGATCGGAATCAGAGCCACCTGCACCGGGACCACGAGCAGTCCCACGACCAGCAGGAAGAACCAGTCGCGGCCGGGGAAGTCCAGCCAGGCGAAGGCGTATCCGGCGAGTGCGCCGATGACGACGACGGTCACCGTGGACGGGATCGTGATCATCATCGTGGTGAAGAGCGAGCCCGTGACCACGTCGTTGGCGAGCAGGGCGTCGTAGTTCGCCGTCGAGAACTGACCGGCGTCCAGCACCCAGGGGAAGCTGGAGTTGAGGTCGAAGATCTCCCACCAGCCGGAGAGGGAGATGTTCTCCGGGCTGCGCAGCGACGAACTCAGCAGACCCGCCGTGGGCATCAGCCACAGGAGCGCGATGATGACCAGGCCCAGCCGCACCGCCCAGTGGCCGGTCAGGGTGACCAGCCGGGAGGCGACGGAGGTCTTCTTCTGCTGGCCCTTGGGCACCGAAGGCTTCGGGGAGTCGACGGCGGGTTCGGGTTGGGCCGCACTGACCGCGGTCATCGGCGTGACTCCCTTCGCAGGCGGCGGATGTTGACGACCATCACCGGTACCACGAGGAGCAGCAGGATGACGGCGATGGCACTGCCCACACCCTGGTTCGACTTCGTGCCGAATGACGAGAGATACAGCTCGAGAGCGAGGACGTTGGCGTCCTTCTGGCTCGCGCTCGGGGCGATGACGTAGACGAGGTCGAAGATCTTCATCACGTTGATCATCAACGTGACGATGACGACACCGAGGACCGGAGCCAGTACCGGCACGGTGATCTTGCGGAAGACCTGCCACTCGTTCGCGCCGTCGACCCTCGCGGCCTCCAGCAACTCACGTGGCACGCCCGCGAGTCCGGCCGCGATCAGGACCATGGCGAAGCCCGCCCACATCCACACGTAGGAACCGATGATGGAGGGGGTCACCAGGGTCGAACCGAGCCAGTCGACGCCGTTGTACGGAGCGGCGAAGTTCGAGGCGGGCAGGCGGAGTTTGGCGCCGTCGGCCGCCGAAGGCAGCGAGAACGTGCCGTCGGCCGCGGTCTCGGCCTTGCCGACGACCTTGCCGCCCTTGACCGCCTCGACCTTGATGCCCTTGAGCGCCTTCTCCTTCCCGTCGATGACGTCCGGCTTGCCGGCGCCACCGGGGGCGAAGTCGAGCCAGACGGTGCCGCTGACACCGCCGGACTTGGCGGGCGGTGCCGACTTGGCGCCGGCCGCACCGGCCACGTCCTTCGGCGGCACGCCGACCAGCGCGAGGTTGGCCGGATCGGCCGCGGACACCGACGACTTGGTGGTGAAGGCGCCGCCGCCGGACTTGGCCAGCTCGGCGTTGGGCCGGGGACGGGCGCCGGGCCAGGCGGAGGACTCGGCGAAGGTGTCGTGCACTCCGACCCAGACGGCGTTGGCGACGCCCTTGTCCGGGTCCTGCTCGTACACGAGCTTGAAGATGATGCCCGAGGCGAGCATGGAGATCGCCATCGGCATGAAGATGATGAGCTTGAACGCCGTGCCCCACCGCACCCGTTCGGTCAGCACGGCGAAGATCAGACCGAGAGCCGTGCAGACGGACGGGACGACGATGATCCAGACGAGGTTGTTCTTGAGCGCCGTCAGGTTGTCTTCGTCGGTGAAGATCGTGGCGTAGTTGCCGAATCCGACGAAGCTCGATCCGGAGGCGTCGAAGGTGCTGCGGAAGACCGAGTACAGGATCGGGTAGACGACGAGTGCACCCAGCAGCACCAGCGCGGGCATCAGGAACGCGAAGGCGATCCCGGGCCTCGCGCGCATCACGGAGACCTTGGCAGGTGTCGGCTTCGGTCCTGAGGGTACGGCGGCGTTCCTGGCTGTTCCGGCCGGCGATTTCGTGCCGACTGCGGCGCCGGAGGAGTCACCTGCGCCTGGCGGTTCGTCCGTTGGCGGGGAGGGCGTTGGGGTGGGCATGACGGTGTTGTCCCTTGTCCGGGTCCTGGCGTTCCCAGGCTTGGAGGTGGCTGGAAGCGAGCGGTGTCGCCTGTGCCGGACCGGCCGCGAACGGCCGGTCCGGCACAGGCGGTTGTGTCGCTGCTCGTCAGTCCTTGAAGACCTTGGCCGCGGACGCCTCGAGGGCGCTCTGCGTGCCGGCGACGTCCTTCGGGTTCTTCAGGAAGTCCTGCAGGGCCTTCCACTCGCCCTCGCCCTTGGTGCCGCCGAAGGCGGCCGGGGCCTGGTCGGACATGTCGAAGCGGAAGTCGTCGCCCGCCGCGACCAGTGACTTGGCGATCTCCCGCTGAGCGGAGTTCGGGTACGCGGAGTTCGCCAGCTCCTTGTTGGGCGAGAGGAATCCGCCCTCCTGCGCCCAGACGGCGGCGGCCTCGGGCGAGGCGAGGAAGGTCATCAGGGCATTGCTGGCCTTGCCCTCCTTCAGCACCACAGCGGCGTCGCCACCCGTGATGACCGGGGCGTCACCGCCGACCGACGGGAACGGGTAGACCTTGGCGTCCTTGCCGATCTTCGCCTTGGTGTCCTTGGCGATGTTGATGCCGACGAAGTCACCCTCGAAGACGCTCGCCGCACTCGGGCTGTCGGTCGAGTCGAAGGCCTTCGAGACGGACGTGGGGAAGTCGGTCTGCAGCGCGCCCTTGTTGCCGCCGGCGAGCAGCTCCTTCTTCCCGAACAGCTCGGCGAGGGTGGTGAGCGCCTTCTTCACCGAGGGGTCGGTCCACTTGATCTTGTGCTCGGCGAGCTTGTCGTACTTCTCGGGGCCCGCCTGCGAGAGGTAGATGTTCTCGAACCAGTCCGTGAGCGGCCAGCCGTCGCCGCCGCCGACGGCGACCGGATCGACACCGGAGTCGGCGATGGTCTGGGAGTTCTTGATGAACTCGTCCCAGGTCTTCGCCTCGCCCACGCCCGCGTTCTTGTAGGCGGCGGTGTTGTACCAGATCAGGGACTTGCTGGCGGCCTTGAAGTACAAGCCGTACTGCTTGCCGTCGACGGCGCCGAGGTCCTGCCAGCCCTTGGAGAAGTTCTTCGCCATCTCGGCCTTGGTGCCCTCGTCGAGGGGCTTCAGCCAGCCCTTGTCAGCGAACTGCTTGAGCACGCCGACCTGCGGCAGCAGCGCGACGTTGGGCGGCGCACCGCCCTCGATCTTGGAGCCGAGGAAGGACTCGACGTTGTCGCCGGTGGGGGTGAACTTCACCTCGGCACCGGTCCGCTTCTCGAAGGCCTGAAGAACCTTCTCGAAGTTCTTCTGCTCGTCGCCCGTCCACACGGCGGCGACTTGAAGCTTCTGACCCTTGAGCTTGGGCAGCTTGACGGTCTCCTTGTCCGCCTGGGAGGCGCCACCGCCCTCCCCCTTGTCGTCGCTGCCGCCGCCACCGCAGGCGGCCGTGAGCGACAGAGCGGCGACGGCGCAGAGCGCTACCGCGCCACGTGCAGCCGACCTGGTGCCGGTCTTGCTGAAGATGCTGGTGTTGCTCCTGGTGCCTGATGCACCCGTCGCACGGACCGTTTTACGCATAGCTCCCGCCGTCCCATCGGAGGCGCGGCCCCGGATCCCGGTCGCCGCGTCGTGGTGGTCACAAGGCAGAGGGCTTCTGGTCCACGCCCTCAGTCCTGTGGGCAAAGTCCTACGCCTGAACGCGGAGAGCCCGCAATACGTTGTCAGCTTTCAAGAACCTCATCTTGACCACTCCGTGATGTGTTCGCAGCGGGTGTGCCCGATTCCTGTCGGTCCACCCCGAGAGACTGCGCCGCCCGGCCGACCGCGCTCGCGAGCAGAGCGAGGTCCGTCGGGCCGTTGCCCAGCTCCCTTACGGGGCGCCGCGTCGGCGGGTCTCCCGCGCGCGTCCAGTCCAGCGGGACGACCGTCGGACGCTGCGTCGCCGTGCGCGGGATACGGCCCGTGATACGGCCCGCCTGGAAGGCCGTTGCCGTGCCGCCGGCCTCGATGAGCAAGCCGCGGCCGGGGACCACGTCCTCGCCGCCCGTGCCTTCGCCGCCGCCCTGCCAGGTCAGCTCGGCGTGCAGCGTGGCCGCCTGGGCGACCGCTGTCGCCGCCGTACGGTCGGGCCGGCCGCTCGCCGCCACGACGTGCATCCCGAGGCGGGCTCCGTCCTTCGCCACGCCCTCCAGGGCGCGCATCACCGAACCCGCGGCCGGGCGTCCCGGGTTGCCGAGGGAGGGGTCGACGAGTGTGTCGAAGTCGTCGACAAGGATGACGATTCTGGGGAGAGAAACAGACTGTGCGTCCAAGTGTTGAACGATCGCGCCGGCATTGCTGGTCGTGGCGTCGGCCGGCTCGTCCGCGCAGCCGCCCGCCGCGGGGCCGGTCTGCGTGCGGAGTCGGAGCGTGCCCGGTTCGTCGTGCGGATCGCTCACGGGGCCCGGGTCGGCGGCGCCGGCGGGCTGCGCCCTGCGACGCTGCTGCGCGCCCAACCTGTGCCCCGAGCGGGCGACTTGGCGCGTGAACCCCTCGTACGTGCCCTCCGGGCCGAACAACTCCGCGCGCCGCTTGAGCTCTCCGCTGATCGACTGGGCGAACTCGCGCATGAGGCCCACGTCATTGGCCGACAGATGGTGCCGGGCGTGGGGCAGCTCCAGGCATGTGTGCAGACCGTCGGCTCCGCCGTCACCGTCGAGGAGGACGAGCCGGAGGCGGTCGGGCGGGCTGCCGACGGCCAAGGACGCGGCGAGCGAGCACAGCAGCTCGGTCTTGCCGGATCCCGGTCGCCCCGTGACGAGGGCGTGCCCATGTGTGAGACCCAGCTCCGCCTCCAGCGGACCGCGCGGCCCCGCGCCGAAGACCAGGGCGGCGCGGCCGGCCGGCGGGACCGTCTTCCCGCCCGCCGCGTCGCTCCCGCCCGGTTCGGCCCAGCGCGCGAGCAGCGCCGCGGGGGTGGCGCGGGCGAGGCCCAGTTCGTCGAGGAGCCGGGAGCTGCGGGGGAGCGTCACGACGGACCGTGCCGCCGAGCCCGTGCGGTCACTGGTGCCCTCGGACTCCCGCAGCGGAGCCACGGCCCGCGCGAAGCGTTCCGCCCAGGCGGCCGAGACGGCATCCAGGGTGCAGACGGTGCCGGGGGTGCCCGCCGCCGTCGTCGCGCCCGGGGCTTCCGGGACCCCCGGGGCCGCGCTGTCCCGGCGTACCACCCGCACCGCCGTCGCGACCGCGCCGCTGAGCAGGGCGAGCGCACCGCATTCACGGAACGCGGCAGATGTGGCGTACGCCGCCCGGACCGTCTCGGAGACGGGGGAGGAGGGCGTCGCGGCGGGTGTCTCCGCGAGGCAGAGCAGATGGATACCGGCCCGCGGGCCCTCGGAGGCGAGCCGCGCCACCGCGTCACGCAGGGAGGCCGACCCGGGATCGCCGTCGACGATGAGCAAGGTGTACGGACCGGAGCCGGAGCGGCCTTCGGTGTGCCCGGCCTGTTGGCGTGACTCGTCGAGCCGGTGGGTGAGTTCGGCTGTGCGCGCCGCCGCCTGGTCCCGGTCGTAGGCGGTCAGCAGGCGGCAGTTCTGCCCGTGCGCCGGACGCAGATGGGGCAGCCAGCCCAGCCAGGACCACTCCCGGATGCGGTCCTCGGCGTCACGCGAGCGGTCGGCCGAGATCAGCACCATCTCCAGGCTGCTCGGCCCGTGGAGGGCGGCGAGCTGCGCCAGCACCGAACGGGCCAGGCCCATCAGGCGCGGGCGCGGCCCCGCGAGGCCGAGGGCGCCCGCTTCACGCAGGCCGACGGTGACCGGTGCGCCGGGGCGGCCGTCGCCCCGCTGGGCCGTGCCGATCCGTACGGTCAGCGCCTCCGGATGACCGGGCTCGCGCTCCCAGAGCCGAGGACCGGGGCCGAGCGCGGTCAGCAGGATCGTGGCGGGGTCGGGGCGGCGCTCGTCCTCGGACGGTGCCTCGGCGGAGCCGTCACCGCCGGGTGCGGACGCCGCACCGGGACCCGTGGCGGAGCCCGGCGCACCCGTGAACGGAACCTCGCGCCCCTCGCCCTGCTGACCGCCCGCGAACCGCCGGGCCCACGCGCCCAGCCCCCTGGGGCGCGCACGCCCCGGCTCCGCACCGGAGGCGCCGGGCGTGAACTGCTCTGCGTAGCGGGTGTGTTGTGCGATGCCCGAGCCGTGCGTGGTGCTGCCGTCGGGCAGGGGGCCGCCCGGCGCGTATCCGTGGGCGGTTCCCGCTGAACCCTCCGCAAGGCCCTCTGCGGCTTGCTCACGGGCCCGCAGTGCGGAGGCACCCTCACGTTCGCCCCGCGGACCGGCCGGGCCCGTACCGGACGCCGTCAGGCGCAACTGCCCGTTCCCGTCCGGCTGCGTCGGGAGGGAGACGGGCAGGGGTGTGGCGCTCTTGCGGCCCTCAGCCACGCCGAAGTCCGGGGGGCCACCCGGCGGCGACGTCTCTACGCGCAGCGCCGACTCCCCGACGCGCAGCGTCGAACCGGGACGGAAGAGCACCGGTTGGCCGCCGACGGGCGCACCGTCCAGCGTCGTGCCGTTGGTGGAGCCCAGATCGGCGACCGTGACGGCACCGCCGTCGGAGACCGTCACCGCGCAGTGCAGCCGGGAGACGTCCGGGTCGTCCAGCGGAACGTCGGCCTCGGCCGAGCGGCCGAGGCTGACCTTTCCGCCCTGGAGGAGGTGTATGCCGCCTGCGTCCGGGCCCGAGATCACGTGCAGCCGGGCCCTGGCCGAGCCGTAGGCCGCGAGGGCCGGCATGGCCGCGGGGCCGTGCAGAGAGACCACGGCACCGTCGAGGAGCGGGGGTTCGCCCAGCATCTGACGGTGCGGATCGAGGCGCTCCGTGCCCGCGTACACCGCCGCAGCCGAATCCGCCGTCGGCTCCGCTGCGCCGCCCTGCCCCGGCACGGTGCCGCCGGGAGCCGAGCCGCCGATCGCGGCAGCGGCCGTGGAGACGAGACCGCCCGTCACGGCGGACAGCGGCGTCCCGGCCGGCGCGGTGACCAGCACGTCGCACGCTGCGGCCCCGCTCGGCGCACCCGCCGCGCCAGCCGCACCCGGGGCGCTCGCGCGCGGCCCGAGGGTGACAGTCAGCCGGATCTGCATCGGCCCTCCCGGTCCCGACCACGGTGTGCCGACCGCTCGTGCGGCGAGGCGGTCACCCTCGCCGGCTTCCGCGCCCGGCGCACTTGTCCCACACGGCACAGCACCCGCGAACGCGCCGTCCGCGGAAGGGTCCGTTCCACCCCGCGGAGCGACGCGCTTGCGCACAGTGCTGTCGATGCCGCGAGCATCTTCGCACCCGCCACCGACAACGCGTCCCGCTCGCGGCGGTCAATGATCTTGATTTTGCGCCGTGGTGCGCAAGAGGGCCTGCCCGGACACTCCGCGGGGAGACGATCCGTGCCCCGCGTACGGCGCGGTCCGGGGGCCCCGCACGGGGCCGTCGCCGCCCTGACCCGCCGGCCGCCCGGGGTGCGCAACCGTCCTCGCCGTGCGGCGCGTCTTTGCCGGAAGTCGCCCATCCGTTCGTACTCGGCGTCAACCGGTCGCGAGACGGCACTATTGTGGGCGGGATTGCAGTACGACACCAGGGAGCGCATGACGTGCGGCCTGTAGGCAGCAAGTACCTGCTCGAGGAACCGCTGGGCCGCGGCGCCACCGGGACCGTGTGGCGGGCGAGGCAGCGGGAGACAGCGGGCGCGGAAGCGGCCGTCGCCGGTCAGCCGGGCGAAACGGTTGCGATCAAGGTCCTCAAGGAGGAGCTGGCCAACGACCCTGATGTGGTCATGCGCTTCCTGCGGGAGCGCTCCGTCCTGCTCCGGCTCACCCATCACAACATCGTCCGCACGCGCGACCTCGTCGTGGAGGGAGACCTCCTCGCCCTGGTGATGGACCTGATCGACGGGCCCGACCTCCACCGCTACCTGCGCGAGAACGGCCCGTTCGCGCCGGTGGCCGCCGCGCTGGTGACGGCCCAGGTCGCCGACGCGCTAGCCGCGAGCCACTCCGACGGTGTCGTGCACCGGGATCTCAAGCCGGCCAACGTACTTCTGGCCAACGGCCCAGAGGGCATGCGCCCCATGCTCACGGACTTCGGCATCGCGCGGCTCGCCGATTCGCCGGGGCTCACACGCACTCAGGAGTTCGTCGGCACGCCCTCGTACGTGGCGCCCGAGGCGGCCCAGGGCCAGCCCCAGACCTCCGCAGTCGACATCTACGGCGCGGGCATCCTGCTGTACGAGCTGGCGAGCGGTCAGCCGCCCTTCGCCGGAGGCTCGGCGCTCGAGGTGATCCACCGTCACCTGGGCGAGGAGCCGGCGCGCCCGCCGAGCATGCCCGACCCGCTGTGGACGGTGGTGGAGCGCTGCCTGCGCAAGCGCCCGGAGGAGCGGCCCAGCGCCGTGAGCCTGGCGAACGCGCTCCGCACGGTCGCGTCCGGCATCGGCGCCGGGGCCACGCCCGAGCAGGCGGCGGCCGCGATGGGTGTCGCCGGGCTGCTCGCACCCGACCCGGCTCCGGCTTCGGTGCCCGAGACCGGCACGGGCCAGGGCGGCGCTGCCGCTGCCGCCGGTGGTGCGGTCGCCGGAGCGGCGGCCGGTGCCGCCGCGGGCGCGGTCGCGGGGAGCGCGGACCCCACGCAGGTGATGCCGAACTCCCCGGCCGCGCAGGCGCAGGCCCAGGGAGCCGGCGGTGGTCAGTACGACCCGAACGCCGCCACCAGCTACATGCCGCAGTCCGCCGGTCAGGGTTCGGGCGGTCAGGGCGGTCAGGGCGGTCAGGGCGGCCAGGGCCCGAACGCGGACCCGACGCAGGTCATGCCGCCCGTGCCCGGGGCACCGCCCCCGCCCGCGCAGTCTCCCGACGTCGGAGGGCCCGACGGTCCGCACCCCTGGGAGAGCCAGATGCGTGCGGCCCGGGACCGCAACGAGCAGACGCAGGTCCAGCCGCTCGACCCGAGCATGGATCCGCTGCGTCGCCGTCCCCACCGCCAGGCGCCGCCGCAGCAGCCGCCCCCCGGCCGCCGTCAGCCCCCGCCGCCGGAGTACTACGGCCAGCAGCAGCGGCGTCCCGCGCAGCCGCCTCCGCGGCGTTACGAACCGGAGCCCCCGCCGCGACGGGAGCCCCGGCCCCCGCGCGAGCCGCGGCAGCGCAGCGCGAACCCGATGCGCATTCCCGGACTCGGCTGCCTCAAGGGCTGCCTGTTCATGATCGTGCTGTTGGTCGTGGCGGCCGTGCTGGTGTGGAATCTCACTCCGCTTCCCGAGTGGTGGGAACAGGGCAAGAGTTTCTGGGAGTCGGTCCAGAACACCGTCGACAAGATCGGGAATCTGATCGACAGTGCTCCCCAATAGCGCATTCCAGTACGCGAGTTCGGAGATTTGTCGACTTCCTTGACGGGAATTCCCTCTCGAAAGTGACGGTTGGCGCGGTCCGGTGCCTCAACACCCCTTCCGCCGCGTAGTTTTGTCGCTATGGCACGGAAGATCGGCAGCCGGTACACCGCTCACCAGATCCTGGGCCGCGGCAGCGCCGGCACGGTGTGGCTCGGCGAAGGCCCCGACGGTCCCGTCGCGATCAAGCTCCTGCGCGAGGACCTCGCCTCGGACGGGGATCTGGTGGAGCGGTTCGTGCAGGAGCGCAGCGCCCTGCTCTGCCTGGACCACCCGAGCGTGGTCGGCGTCCGAGACCTCGTCGTCGACGGCAACGACCTCGCTCTCGTCATGCAGCTGGTCCGCGGCACGGATCTGCGTACGCGCCTCGAGCACGACCGCCGCATCGCGCCGCAGCCCGCGGTCGCGATCGCGGCTGACATCGCGGACGGCCTGGCGGCGGCGCACGCGGCCGGCATCGTCCACAGGGATGTCAAGCCGGAGAACGTGCTGCTGGACGCGCTGGCCCCGGCCGGTCCCGGCGGTGCGCCGCCCGCGTTGCTCACGGACTTCGGCGTGGCCAAGCTGATCGACTCGCCCCGCACGACGCGGGCCACGTCGATCATCGGCACCCCCGACTACCTGGCGCCGGAGATCGTGGAGGGCCTGCCGCCGCGCGCCTCCGTCGACATATACGCGCTGGCCACCGTCCTCTACGAGCTCCTCGCGGGCTTCACGCCGTTCGGCGGCGGACATCCCGGTGCGGTGCTGCGCCGCCACGTCACCGAGTCGGTGGCGCCGCTGCCCGGCATCCCGGACGAACTGTGGCTGCTGATCCACCAGTGCCTGGCCAAGGCCCCCGCTTCGCGGCTGCGCGCCGTCGAGGTGGCTTCGCGGCTGCGCGAGCTGCTGCCCGATCTGGAGGGGCTGCCGACGCTCGACATCGACGAACAGCCCGAGGAGGCCTACGAGTCCTACGAGTACGGGGACCAGGACGGCCCGTACGGAGGTGACGGCTCCGGCGAGACCCGCGGCGGCGGCGCATCGACCGGCAGGCACGGGCGTGCGTCCGCAGCGGGCGGGCACGGCGGCGGCCCGGGCGCCGCTCACGGCCACGACGGCGGTGCGCACTCGCGCTCCGGCCGCGCCGCGGTGCCGCTGGTGCACAGCGGCGCGGGCCCCGACTCCAACCGCGACACCCACACGAGCATGCGGGTGCCCGGCGCCGACGAGCTGGCGGGAGGCGCCCACGGCACGGCCCGCACCCCCCGCCCGGCGGGCGAGCCGCGTGCGGGCTCGGCGCGTAACCGTCTCTCCGCGGCAGCGATGCGGCGGCGGCGCATCAAGCTGAGCGCCGGGGCCGCGGTGATCGCGGCGGTGGCGGGTGTGGGCGGCTGGCTCGCGGCCTCCGGCGACGACGGCGAGACCACGCAGCCGGCGCCCGCGGTCGAACATCCCGAGGAGCCCTGACCCGGCGACCGACGGCCGGGCGGGGCCCAGCGCGGAGCGGCCCGGTGCCGGGCGCGCGGACCGGCCGGTTCCCGCGCCCCCGGCGAGGAACGGCCTCATCGCGCAGCCGTTAGGGTGGAGGTGTGGCGATCCCCGATTTTCCCGAAGAGCTCAAGTCCCTCCGCTCCACCATGGAGTCGATCGAGGTCGTGATGGACCTCGACAAGATGAGGGCCGACATCGCCTCCCTCGAGGAGCAGGCGGCGGCCCCCGACCTGTGGGACGACGTGGAGAACGCGCA
It contains:
- a CDS encoding carbohydrate ABC transporter permease; protein product: MTAVSAAQPEPAVDSPKPSVPKGQQKKTSVASRLVTLTGHWAVRLGLVIIALLWLMPTAGLLSSSLRSPENISLSGWWEIFDLNSSFPWVLDAGQFSTANYDALLANDVVTGSLFTTMMITIPSTVTVVVIGALAGYAFAWLDFPGRDWFFLLVVGLLVVPVQVALIPIAKLFNALGLFETTVGVVIFHTAFGLPFAIFLLRNFFGEIPRELLEAARLDGAGEVRLFTRVVMPLGGPAIASLGIFQFLWVWNDMLVALIFADSGNPPITVALQQQVRQFGNNIDVLAPGAFVSMVIPLIVFFAFQRQFVSGMMAGAVK
- a CDS encoding carbohydrate ABC transporter permease, which codes for MRARPGIAFAFLMPALVLLGALVVYPILYSVFRSTFDASGSSFVGFGNYATIFTDEDNLTALKNNLVWIIVVPSVCTALGLIFAVLTERVRWGTAFKLIIFMPMAISMLASGIIFKLVYEQDPDKGVANAVWVGVHDTFAESSAWPGARPRPNAELAKSGGGAFTTKSSVSAADPANLALVGVPPKDVAGAAGAKSAPPAKSGGVSGTVWLDFAPGGAGKPDVIDGKEKALKGIKVEAVKGGKVVGKAETAADGTFSLPSAADGAKLRLPASNFAAPYNGVDWLGSTLVTPSIIGSYVWMWAGFAMVLIAAGLAGVPRELLEAARVDGANEWQVFRKITVPVLAPVLGVVIVTLMINVMKIFDLVYVIAPSASQKDANVLALELYLSSFGTKSNQGVGSAIAVILLLLVVPVMVVNIRRLRRESRR
- a CDS encoding ABC transporter substrate-binding protein; the encoded protein is MRKTVRATGASGTRSNTSIFSKTGTRSAARGAVALCAVAALSLTAACGGGGSDDKGEGGGASQADKETVKLPKLKGQKLQVAAVWTGDEQKNFEKVLQAFEKRTGAEVKFTPTGDNVESFLGSKIEGGAPPNVALLPQVGVLKQFADKGWLKPLDEGTKAEMAKNFSKGWQDLGAVDGKQYGLYFKAASKSLIWYNTAAYKNAGVGEAKTWDEFIKNSQTIADSGVDPVAVGGGDGWPLTDWFENIYLSQAGPEKYDKLAEHKIKWTDPSVKKALTTLAELFGKKELLAGGNKGALQTDFPTSVSKAFDSTDSPSAASVFEGDFVGINIAKDTKAKIGKDAKVYPFPSVGGDAPVITGGDAAVVLKEGKASNALMTFLASPEAAAVWAQEGGFLSPNKELANSAYPNSAQREIAKSLVAAGDDFRFDMSDQAPAAFGGTKGEGEWKALQDFLKNPKDVAGTQSALEASAAKVFKD
- a CDS encoding FtsK/SpoIIIE domain-containing protein: MQIRLTVTLGPRASAPGAAGAAGAPSGAAACDVLVTAPAGTPLSAVTGGLVSTAAAAIGGSAPGGTVPGQGGAAEPTADSAAAVYAGTERLDPHRQMLGEPPLLDGAVVSLHGPAAMPALAAYGSARARLHVISGPDAGGIHLLQGGKVSLGRSAEADVPLDDPDVSRLHCAVTVSDGGAVTVADLGSTNGTTLDGAPVGGQPVLFRPGSTLRVGESALRVETSPPGGPPDFGVAEGRKSATPLPVSLPTQPDGNGQLRLTASGTGPAGPRGEREGASALRAREQAAEGLAEGSAGTAHGYAPGGPLPDGSTTHGSGIAQHTRYAEQFTPGASGAEPGRARPRGLGAWARRFAGGQQGEGREVPFTGAPGSATGPGAASAPGGDGSAEAPSEDERRPDPATILLTALGPGPRLWEREPGHPEALTVRIGTAQRGDGRPGAPVTVGLREAGALGLAGPRPRLMGLARSVLAQLAALHGPSSLEMVLISADRSRDAEDRIREWSWLGWLPHLRPAHGQNCRLLTAYDRDQAAARTAELTHRLDESRQQAGHTEGRSGSGPYTLLIVDGDPGSASLRDAVARLASEGPRAGIHLLCLAETPAATPSSPVSETVRAAYATSAAFRECGALALLSGAVATAVRVVRRDSAAPGVPEAPGATTAAGTPGTVCTLDAVSAAWAERFARAVAPLRESEGTSDRTGSAARSVVTLPRSSRLLDELGLARATPAALLARWAEPGGSDAAGGKTVPPAGRAALVFGAGPRGPLEAELGLTHGHALVTGRPGSGKTELLCSLAASLAVGSPPDRLRLVLLDGDGGADGLHTCLELPHARHHLSANDVGLMREFAQSISGELKRRAELFGPEGTYEGFTRQVARSGHRLGAQQRRRAQPAGAADPGPVSDPHDEPGTLRLRTQTGPAAGGCADEPADATTSNAGAIVQHLDAQSVSLPRIVILVDDFDTLVDPSLGNPGRPAAGSVMRALEGVAKDGARLGMHVVAASGRPDRTAATAVAQAATLHAELTWQGGGEGTGGEDVVPGRGLLIEAGGTATAFQAGRITGRIPRTATQRPTVVPLDWTRAGDPPTRRPVRELGNGPTDLALLASAVGRAAQSLGVDRQESGTPAANTSRSGQDEVLES
- a CDS encoding serine/threonine-protein kinase, with the protein product MRPVGSKYLLEEPLGRGATGTVWRARQRETAGAEAAVAGQPGETVAIKVLKEELANDPDVVMRFLRERSVLLRLTHHNIVRTRDLVVEGDLLALVMDLIDGPDLHRYLRENGPFAPVAAALVTAQVADALAASHSDGVVHRDLKPANVLLANGPEGMRPMLTDFGIARLADSPGLTRTQEFVGTPSYVAPEAAQGQPQTSAVDIYGAGILLYELASGQPPFAGGSALEVIHRHLGEEPARPPSMPDPLWTVVERCLRKRPEERPSAVSLANALRTVASGIGAGATPEQAAAAMGVAGLLAPDPAPASVPETGTGQGGAAAAAGGAVAGAAAGAAAGAVAGSADPTQVMPNSPAAQAQAQGAGGGQYDPNAATSYMPQSAGQGSGGQGGQGGQGGQGPNADPTQVMPPVPGAPPPPAQSPDVGGPDGPHPWESQMRAARDRNEQTQVQPLDPSMDPLRRRPHRQAPPQQPPPGRRQPPPPEYYGQQQRRPAQPPPRRYEPEPPPRREPRPPREPRQRSANPMRIPGLGCLKGCLFMIVLLVVAAVLVWNLTPLPEWWEQGKSFWESVQNTVDKIGNLIDSAPQ
- a CDS encoding serine/threonine-protein kinase yields the protein MARKIGSRYTAHQILGRGSAGTVWLGEGPDGPVAIKLLREDLASDGDLVERFVQERSALLCLDHPSVVGVRDLVVDGNDLALVMQLVRGTDLRTRLEHDRRIAPQPAVAIAADIADGLAAAHAAGIVHRDVKPENVLLDALAPAGPGGAPPALLTDFGVAKLIDSPRTTRATSIIGTPDYLAPEIVEGLPPRASVDIYALATVLYELLAGFTPFGGGHPGAVLRRHVTESVAPLPGIPDELWLLIHQCLAKAPASRLRAVEVASRLRELLPDLEGLPTLDIDEQPEEAYESYEYGDQDGPYGGDGSGETRGGGASTGRHGRASAAGGHGGGPGAAHGHDGGAHSRSGRAAVPLVHSGAGPDSNRDTHTSMRVPGADELAGGAHGTARTPRPAGEPRAGSARNRLSAAAMRRRRIKLSAGAAVIAAVAGVGGWLAASGDDGETTQPAPAVEHPEEP